One genomic window of Muntiacus reevesi chromosome 4, mMunRee1.1, whole genome shotgun sequence includes the following:
- the TMEM200C gene encoding transmembrane protein 200C yields the protein MIATGGLLRISARKQDPLRPPGQVPKRKRKAKRRRKNDVVVVKGKLKLCSVSGLIALCGIVVLLVGIALAVVGYWPKANGAHREGAKQPPSPPGGSGHRVPSVTNSSSGGSRNRSRTQLGPPEGVTASSVGAPRSTPPARSPAPSPSSSTSVGFFFRVFSGYLHSDKLKVFGPLIMGIGIFLFICANAVLHENRDKETKIINLRDLYSTVIDVHSLRAKDLAAAASSSGPASAPPGAAPLNGFLGYVQSRSLELKPGTRGGAAGDAFGTAARLARGAWPHPAARGGGGGGTPDAASPPDLASSPRRPRESPSLAEAVYSIYRERPGVAGRRRAASSGSSPAPGSPAETWGRPSTASSLVGSSLSAFALLPLPGDRDGDAGAASRGWQRPPGERGAREIPLDLSLADLRGGARGGARWAPREPEEPAAARAARGQGGRLPRTGRHAALRRRSTSGLPDYRAAQSPEPPAASRSADLDSSLPELAASPEPPARPDSPSSQSDDPSGSNKGYTPLRETGTSLESMGDLGAGGNPDGEDAPAPGPEQRPPEDPGQEAPEAELSQPVQRQFTKKEKLYMISRSHASGVEDRELESAGI from the coding sequence ATGATCGCCACCGGCGGCCTCCTGAGGATCTCCGCCCGGAAGCAGGACCCCCTCCGGCCCCCGGGCCAGGTCCCCAAGCGCAAGCGGAAAGCCAAGAGGAGGCGCAAGAACGACGTGGTGGTGGTGAAGGGCAAGCTGAAGCTGTGCTCCGTCTCTGGACTCATCGCCCTCTGCGGGATCGTGGTGCTGCTTGTAGGCATCGCCCTGGCGGTGGTGGGCTACTGGCCCAAGGCCAACGGGGCCCACCGGGAGGGGGCTAAACAGCCGCCGTCGCCGCCCGGGGGCAGCGGCCACCGCGTCCCCTCTGTGACCAACAGCAGCAGCGGGGGCAGCAGAAACCGGTCCAGGACCCAGCTGGGGCCTCCGGAAGGTGTCACCGCCAGTTCGGTGGGCGCGCCCAGGAGCACGCCCCCAGCACggtcccccgccccctccccgtcGTCCTCCACGTCGGTGGGCTTCTTCTTCCGCGTCTTCTCGGGCTACCTGCACTCCGACAAGCTCAAGGTCTTCGGGCCCCTCATCATGGGCATCGGCATCTTCCTCTTCATCTGCGCCAACGCAGTGCTCCACGAGAACAGGGACAAGGAGACCAAGATCATCAACCTGCGGGACCTCTACTCCACCGTCATCGACGTGCACAGCCTCCGCGCCAAAGACCTAGCGGCCGCCGCCTCGTCCTCCGGCCCCGCCTCGGCGCCCCCCGGGGCCGCGCCGCTGAACGGCTTCCTGGGTTACGTGCAGTCGCGGAGCCTGGAGCTGAAGCCCGGGACCCGCGGCGGCGCCGCCGGGGACGCCTTCGGGACGGCAGCGAGGCTGGCCCGCGGCGCCTGGCCCCACCccgcggcgcggggcgggggtggcggggggacCCCAGACGCCGCGTCCCCGCCCGACCTGGCCTCGTCCCCGCGCCGCCCGCGGGAGTCCCCGAGCCTGGCGGAGGCCGTGTACAGCATCTACCGCGAGCGCCCGGGCGTGGCCGGCCGTCGCCGGGCCGCGAGCAGCGGCAGCAGCCCGGCGCCCGGCAGCCCCGCCGAAACCTGGGGGCGCCCGAGCACCGCCAGCTCCCTCGTAGGGTCGTCGCTGAGCGCCTTCGCGCTGCTGCCCCTGCCGGGGGACCGCGACGGGGACGCGGGGGCCGCGAGCCGCGGCTGGCAGCGGCCGCCCGGGGAGCGCGGCGCCCGGGAGATCCCGCTCGACCTGAGCCTCGCCGACCTCCGGGGCGGTGCCCGGGGCGGCGCACGCTGGGCGCCCCGCGAGCCGGAGGAGCCGGCGGCCGCGCGCGCCGCCAGGGGGCAGGGCGGCCGCCTACCCAGGACCGGCAGGCACGCGGCCCTGCGGCGCCGCAGCACTAGCGGGCTGCCGGACTACCGGGCGGCCCAGTCCCCCGAGCCCCCGGCCGCCTCGCGCAGCGCGGACCTGGACTCCAGCCTCCCGGAGCTCGCGGCCTCCCCGGAGCCCCCCGCCCGGCCGGACTCGCCGAGTTCCCAGTCTGATGACCCGTCCGGCAGCAATAAGGGCTACACTCCCCTGCGAGAGACCGGCACCTCCCTGGAGTCGATGGGGGACCTGGGGGCCGGTGGAAACCCAGACGGGGAGGACGCCCCCGCCCCGGGGCCGGAGCAGAGACCCCCGGAGGATCCCGGTCAGGAGGCCCCCGAGGCCGAGCTCTCCCAGCCGGTGCAGAGGCAGTTTACAAAAAAGGAGAAACTCTACATGATTTCCCGGTCTCACGCCTCAGGGGTCGAGGACAGAGAACTGGAGAGTGCTGGCAtttag